The following coding sequences are from one Treponema parvum window:
- a CDS encoding YfcE family phosphodiesterase, giving the protein MNKLVQLRSKLIGSDEDALKLSEADSADILVISDSHGNKNILFEILSSFGKDSDALVFCGDGAGDVAFMLDRASMDIAFSEYIPPVVAVVRGNNDGGCFSVQFASGAGRFEAENGYERSVILDSLVLPVCLHKIFITHGHRYYSAENLYYAAKKAGAYAALYGHTHIACKIERKGAVLVNPGSCSFPRGGMPPSFARIFVRKNMEDIKVVFYKIEIYGGKLRYVPFEPGFNFY; this is encoded by the coding sequence ATGAATAAATTAGTTCAACTTCGATCAAAGCTGATAGGCTCGGACGAAGACGCGCTTAAACTTTCCGAAGCGGACAGCGCGGATATTCTGGTAATTTCAGATTCTCACGGTAATAAAAACATTCTTTTTGAAATATTAAGCAGTTTCGGGAAAGATAGCGACGCTCTTGTTTTTTGCGGCGACGGGGCGGGAGATGTGGCGTTTATGCTCGATAGGGCAAGCATGGATATCGCTTTTTCGGAGTATATTCCGCCCGTAGTCGCCGTTGTTCGCGGCAATAACGACGGCGGTTGTTTTTCCGTGCAGTTTGCCTCTGGCGCGGGACGCTTCGAAGCGGAAAACGGATACGAGCGCAGCGTTATACTGGACAGCCTTGTTTTACCGGTTTGTTTGCACAAGATATTTATAACGCACGGGCACAGGTATTATTCCGCAGAAAACCTGTATTACGCCGCAAAAAAGGCGGGCGCGTATGCGGCGCTTTATGGGCACACGCACATTGCGTGCAAAATTGAAAGGAAAGGCGCAGTTTTGGTAAACCCCGGAAGCTGCAGTTTTCCGCGCGGAGGAATGCCGCCGTCTTTTGCCCGGATATTTGTCCGAAAAAACATGGAAGACATTAAAGTTGTTTTTTATAAGATAGAAATTTACGGCGGCAAATTAAGGTATGTTCCGTTCGAGCCGGGGTTCAATTTTTACTAG